From Streptomyces sp. NBC_00775, one genomic window encodes:
- a CDS encoding C40 family peptidase — translation MAAHRKPRPRSLGGNTARTAATIALAGAATATGFDGTGHADPQLSPAQVKAKVDKLYEEAEVATEKYNGAKEKADKAEERLNTLRDEAARREDRLNSARDALGSIAAAQYRSGGLDPALQLALSDDPDQYLDGAAFAERAGSRQAAAVGRVRKQLREIEQLRGAAHVELASLKSRQAELKRHKKTINGKLDAARLLLSQLSPDQRARLGEAGGIDGAGQRASRSSARDLDPVSSSGTVAAANSRAAAAVSYAYAKLGSPYVWGATGPDAFDCSGLAQAAYRSAGISLPRTTYAQINAGRRVSRSELLPGDLVFFYSGISHVGIYVGNGMMIHAPNPTAPVRVAPIDEMPFAGATRVV, via the coding sequence GTGGCAGCGCACCGCAAGCCCAGACCGCGCTCGCTCGGCGGAAACACGGCCCGCACAGCCGCCACGATCGCCCTCGCGGGCGCGGCGACGGCGACCGGCTTCGACGGGACCGGGCACGCCGATCCGCAGCTGTCTCCGGCGCAGGTGAAGGCCAAGGTCGACAAGTTGTACGAGGAGGCGGAGGTCGCCACCGAGAAGTACAACGGTGCCAAGGAGAAGGCCGACAAGGCGGAGGAGCGGCTGAACACGCTGCGCGACGAGGCCGCGCGCAGGGAGGACCGGCTCAACTCGGCGCGGGACGCCCTGGGTTCGATAGCGGCGGCGCAGTACCGCAGCGGCGGCCTCGACCCCGCACTGCAGCTCGCGCTCTCCGACGATCCCGACCAGTACCTGGACGGGGCCGCGTTCGCCGAGCGGGCGGGCAGCCGGCAGGCGGCGGCCGTGGGCCGCGTACGCAAACAGCTGCGGGAGATCGAGCAGTTGCGCGGCGCCGCACACGTGGAACTCGCCTCGCTCAAGTCGCGGCAGGCCGAGCTGAAGCGGCACAAGAAGACGATCAACGGGAAACTCGACGCGGCACGGCTGCTGTTGTCCCAGCTCAGCCCCGATCAGCGCGCGCGGCTGGGGGAGGCCGGTGGCATCGACGGCGCTGGGCAGCGCGCCTCGCGCTCGTCGGCCCGGGACCTGGACCCGGTGTCGTCGTCCGGTACCGTCGCGGCCGCCAACTCCCGTGCGGCAGCGGCCGTTTCCTACGCCTACGCGAAGCTCGGCAGCCCCTATGTCTGGGGCGCCACGGGCCCCGACGCCTTCGACTGCTCAGGCCTCGCCCAGGCCGCGTACCGCTCGGCGGGCATCTCGCTGCCCCGGACGACCTACGCCCAGATCAATGCCGGACGCCGTGTCTCGCGCTCCGAACTCCTCCCGGGCGACCTGGTGTTCTTCTACTCCGGCATCAGCCACGTCGGCATCTACGTGGGCAACGGCATGATGATCCACGCCCCCAACCCGACGGCGCCGGTACGCGTGGCGCCGATCGACGAGATGCCGTTCGCGGGGGCCACTCGGGTGGTGTGA
- a CDS encoding response regulator transcription factor: MSDANGPVESGSSAEETPSAAASGEAAGAADPAGAGGGRRVRVVLVDDHRMFRTGVQAEIGQTERTGVEVIGEAADVDQAVTVITATRPEVVLLDVHLPGGGGVEVLRRCAPLMADAEQPVRFLALSVSDAAEDVIGVIRGGARGYVTKTITGTDLVDSVFRVQDGDAVFSPRLAGFVLDAFASTDAPPVDEDLDRLTQREREVLRLIARGYAYKEIAKQLFISVKTVESHVSAVLRKLQLSNRHELTRWATARRLV; the protein is encoded by the coding sequence ATGAGCGATGCGAACGGGCCTGTGGAGTCCGGCAGTTCTGCTGAGGAGACCCCTTCGGCCGCCGCATCCGGAGAGGCCGCGGGCGCGGCCGATCCGGCCGGCGCCGGGGGCGGGCGTCGGGTGCGCGTCGTGCTCGTCGACGACCACCGGATGTTCCGTACGGGCGTGCAGGCCGAGATCGGGCAGACCGAGCGGACCGGCGTCGAGGTGATCGGCGAGGCCGCCGACGTCGACCAGGCGGTCACGGTCATCACGGCCACCCGGCCCGAGGTCGTCCTGCTCGACGTCCATCTGCCGGGCGGCGGCGGTGTCGAAGTGCTGCGCCGCTGTGCCCCGTTGATGGCCGACGCCGAGCAGCCGGTCCGCTTCCTCGCGCTGTCCGTGTCGGACGCGGCGGAGGACGTCATCGGGGTGATCCGCGGCGGCGCCCGGGGGTACGTCACCAAGACGATCACCGGCACGGACCTCGTGGACTCCGTCTTCCGTGTCCAGGACGGCGACGCGGTTTTCTCGCCCCGCCTCGCCGGGTTCGTCCTGGACGCGTTCGCCTCGACCGACGCCCCGCCCGTCGACGAGGACCTCGACCGCCTCACCCAGCGCGAGCGCGAGGTACTGCGCCTCATCGCCCGCGGGTACGCGTACAAGGAGATCGCCAAGCAACTGTTCATCTCCGTCAAGACGGTGGAGTCCCATGTCTCCGCGGTCCTCAGGAAGCTCCAGCTCTCGAACCGGCACGAGCTGACCCGCTGGGCCACGGCACGACGGCTCGTCTAG